CCGCGCCTGTGCCCGCGCTCGCCCGTGCCCACGCCGCGTCCGCCCCGCGTCTGCCTCGCGTCTGCCCCGCATCCGCCCCGCGTCCGCGTTCGCACTCGCGCGCTCACCCCCGCGCCCGCGTGACCGCGCGAAAGCTTCTGCGTGAACCCATCGCATGAACACTCCTTTTTCatttcaaaaagaaacttttgtttcttcacaatgacgtctatatccttttagattctttgcatagtatcttcattttctataataccgtatgcatccttcttttattttaattttattttaagtccaattttcttcaaacttgagtctttttgatctatgaatcagactctttgtatcgacgatcatctttcctgtaaaacataaaaagaagcatcaaatttttaataaataaaatataattttctactttaaatgacttaaattaagtgtttatcaattgTACATAAAATTGATGACCTTTCCACTGATATAGATAATGTTAACACTATCCCTATATtttatgttagatgtatatcgtagaaatcaattattgactgatatattgttcattctatgacataaatttatattttaaactattaatttaatcaataaaggataagtttttttttcattcaagtgctatgtatctttgaatcattctTAAAATTGATGTTACAATACATATTATctagtattaagaattagagccATGTATGAtcaattcttaaattattttcagtcataggatagtcatggagatagtgatcgatccagatcAAACGACGTACTGTTCGCTTCCTTCGAGATAAATATGTTTTTagtctacgatgtagagacaCCGAGTGgcaagtgcagatagttgttagagaacaactagtactgaatatgatcatacgagagatcatatgaatttctatccaatcattagtgatcatctcgatgctgtagtatgtgagtggtcttttgatctgcggtgtcacagttgctcacaATTTTGACTGCACATGAATATTGACTCAATCATAAatttttgtagtagatgttggctttCATGGATTAAATTGTGTGAGAaagatgtgcatctagatgggatctatcgatcttgatagagagaagtagtcctatgagatttgagaagctgagtccacaagtctatgaccatagcagcgtgattaatgaaaaaatttttttatttgaaatcagtATTGAAtttgagctgatcggatctatcatatgactgatgatgagatttgatgatttatctatgatctaccatctagtcggaactcatgatagagggactgtatcatacattaaccaCACTTAGAGATTCTATTTTAATTCTattagattatcactacatattgaTAGATATTacaggtagattgtgagagcttaataAGATTATTTTGGATTAATGATCCTTATCGAATTAGAGTAAAATTTTTTCGATCCACTGAAAGAGGTTTCAGTGATACTAATGATAGAGattatggtatgtctcactatcaaatagaattgaacctatgggatcacacataaaggaAGAAGATCTGGATTAGTTATAACTAGTATGGACACATGCGATGCACAGATTATGGTATaacaataatataaaataaaaaaatatttaattaaaaaatataaaatatatttaataatttaaaattattatttatggcTATTTTGAAAATAGACAATATATAACCTTAAAATAACTCTATACTTCATCCGTGGCTGTCGATATaacatgataaaaaatatttgtaatttgaGAGATAAGATTAATTAGTACTACAATATTTTGAGTACTTAATTGAAATGAAATAGGCATAAcacttacaaaaaaaattataataattttgtaGATCATCTTTGATTGTGGATTCGTGCTTACAAAGATGTCTGTAAATCGAAAGATAAatgtaattaataaaataatatcaaatataaaaataatagcaAAGAATCATAAGTAATCATATGGATAAAGGTTGTATAGATAATAACCTAAGATAAGTTGTTGAATATTTCTTTGTACACGACGTTGGTAGTACTCTTCGAAGGATTTCCGTCTTTATCAAGAATTAAAATCTTTAGTCCACTTCTACTCCGTACTCTTGAAACGGCAATGTATAGTTGCCCATGAGTGAATACAGGGCTGGATAGATATAAACCCACATTTGAAAGAGACTGACCTTGCCTCTTATTTATTGTCATAGCAAAACATACTGCCAAAGGGAATTGTCTCCTACGAAGCTTAAAAAATAATCTGGCATCTGAAGGTGTTATTACCGTCCTTGGAATGATAATCTTCTAACCAATGTTACTTTCTGAGATAACTTTTGCTTCAAGCACGTGCTTTTCTAGTTGACTGATAATTAATCTTGTACCATTGCACAACTCCAAAGATTTATCAATATTTCTAAGCAACATCATAGGAGCACTGACTTTCAACTTTAACATATGTTTTGGTAGGCCTAACATTCTTATGCTGTTCAAGTATTCTGCTGTATACAAATTATCCATGCTGTCAATGTTCGCATCTGCCCAACAAACACTATCTGAACTCAAATatattctctcttctcttgggatCATTGAAAGCATATACTCGTTAACAATGTCACCATTCAACAGGGTGGGAGCAAGAATAGCTCTTCCTTGAAAATAATTGAGATCATTTATATTTTCCAAAATATTAGGATACGTGTTCTCAACAATTGACTTTATAGGATTGTCTGAGATATTTATGAGAACATCATCAGGAATATCAACCATAGCTTCACCTTCGTTGCTTTCATCTGTTGCTCCTTCACCTATTGAGATTATCCGGTTTGAAAATTCTTTAATCTCTTGGTTAACAATGCTTGACTGTCCCGAATGGAGCCTCATATTTCATGTTAATATCAATAATTCACAATGATTTCATATATATGAGGAATTAATAGTTGAGAAGACTATCTCCTACCTTGTTCCTTTTGGTATTACTGGTAAAATCTGCCTACAGGCTCTATCAAATACTATTATCTTGCCTCTGAATGGCTGATTTGCACATTCTGGATTTAAGAACCTCATGATATCTCTTAAGCTCCTATCAAGTGCTTCAAAACAGAACTTGTTTGTCATCGGTGCCTCATCCCATATAATAAGCTGAGTATGCACCAAGAGCTCAGCTAAATCACTACCTTGCCTTATGTTGCAAACCGAATCTTCATTTATTTGCAATGGTATACCAAACCTTGAGTGTGCTGTCCTACCACCAGAGAGCAATAGGGATGCTATCCCATTGAAAGCAACATTTAACATAATATTTCCCTGTGATCGCAATGAAGCTGAGAGAGTCTTCCAGACAAATGTCTTACCTGTACCCCCATAACCATAAACAAAGAAGATACCACCATCATTGGAATTCACGGCACTTATTACCTTATCATAGATATACCTTTGCTCATCAATGAGTGAATTTAGAAGGTGCTGAAGCTCTTCAACTAAAACACTTCTGTTGTAGCTTAGCTCATCATGCATCAACTTGTTACTGCCCTTTTGTGCTCTATTCATGTCTTGATAAGGCATTGATTCAAAGTCAATAAGACTTCTCCCATTATGTTGCAACAAATTCTCAATTTCAATAAGAGCATAATTCTTTAGCTCCTCATCTGTAAGTTGTAAAGTTGTAATATATGTAATAGTtagctattaaaaaaatataaatttatagcaattaaaatatttaaattaaatatttaaatctatGAGATATTAAAAAGAAACTTACAATCGTGTCCTAGTAGTCTTCTTTGCCTATGAATAATGTCGTCGaataataattctcaagttttctCCCAAATAAATTTTGGCTTAGACAAAGTGTCAGAGAAAAGCAATATGACAAATAAACACCTTAAGTACTCAGCTGACGTTCATGAACTTACTTCTACTATTCCATCAATGTATTCTTTCTCATCATCTAGTAAGCCCATTGCATAGCATGCATCTTTAAATGAACAATAATGAACTCCATCAACTATCTTGATATCTTCATAACATGTTGGTCCTTTGACTATGTTCAACAAAGTACGTAGATAATAAATTTCTCCACTTTCAGGTGGAGTATAGTACAATTTGCCAATTGAGAAACCATATTTTctagaagaccactgatgaataTCCTTTTTGAAGACAAATCTTGTAGGAAAATCAGCATAAGTCAAATTTCTTGCTTCTGAATATTTCTTGTTAGCCTCTAACCAAGCATTGAACATTGTGACCCTATGTGTATTACGCTTAACAACAAAATCAATCGGCTCATCATCAGAAAAAACCACCATCTGTTGGTCTGGCAAATGAAATGATAGTCTTTCAACTGGAGGTTCTCTGTAgttaatatcaaatttaaaaattctcCAGACAGACTCGCATGGAGATAAGTACCTACAATTATAGAATATTTTGATTTCATTCCTGCATTGTTCAGATCTTGAATTCTCTGTACCACCATAAAAGGCTGCAGTGACTCTATCATGACCTTTATTCACATActtgaaaagatattttatggATCTGGATTGATTGCATCGTTCAATGTTTATGTGAGCCATATACTTTGTCAGTAAGTTTGGATTGTAAGGTATGATAAATCTATTGTCCAAAATTACTCCATTCTTCTCTATCGTCACACCATTATTTGATCTCTTATACCGCGGATAGCCTTCTTTGTCAATGATAGTAAAGTCATTAAAtactttcaaaaaatattttaaatatttatcatcAACCATACAAGGTGAACTGCCATTAGCTTGACCATATGGACCATGAATCATCAGACTACTTACTGCCTCAAACAATGTAGGAAACTTTTATTTATCAGGTATTTTAGCAAATATAATTCTGTCAATGTCCTTTGCCATAGGATACTTATCTTCCTTGCAAAGGAACAATAATATGTGCGCGTGAGGCAATCCACGCTTTTGAAACTCAATTGTATATATCACTACATAGAGGAACAAAAATGACTTCGCATACAAAATtaagtaaaaatattatattgagTGAAAATGATATGAACTAGTTATAAATTATTACTTACTTTCACCCTTCCAAAGAAATTATTCTTCTTTAGATCTTTGATTAACTGGTCGAGCTTGATCTTGAA
The sequence above is a segment of the Elaeis guineensis isolate ETL-2024a chromosome 7, EG11, whole genome shotgun sequence genome. Coding sequences within it:
- the LOC105037453 gene encoding LOW QUALITY PROTEIN: uncharacterized protein (The sequence of the model RefSeq protein was modified relative to this genomic sequence to represent the inferred CDS: inserted 1 base in 1 codon) gives rise to the protein MGGKVDKDINKSHGPYVYRINGQNIHMIGSLLPNTGSTPKFAQLYIYDTENEVSNRISADDNGQFDVDIVASLKNMLDTSNLLVKTFRMAKDRMHANMTDNLKIRLIHKHSTDGRRYNLPTYSEVAALIVGDIGSTQHERDIAVQNKSGLLQYAVLRGETNPSSQEKYIILPSSFTGGARYTIQNYQDAMTICKWVEYPDLFITFTCNPKWPKFLXFLESNHLRTEDRPDIVCRVFKIKLDQLIKDLKKNNFFGRVKMVVFSDDEPIDFVVKRNTHRVTMFNAWLEANKKYSEARNLTYADFPTRFVFKKDIHQWSSRKYGFSIGKLYYTPPESGEIYYLRTLLNIVKGPTCYEDIKIVDGVHYCSFKDACYAMGLLDDEKEYIDGIVELTITYITTLQLTDEELKNYALIEIENLLQHNGRSLIDFESMPYQDMNRAQKGSNKLMHDELSYNRSVLVEELQHLLNSLIDEQRYIYDKVISAVNSNDGGIFFVYGYGGTGKTFVWKTLSASLRSQGNIMLNVAFNGIASLLLSGGRTAHSRFGIPLQINEDSVCNIRQGSDLAELLVHTQLIIWDEAPMTNKFCFEALDRSLRDIMRFLNPECANQPFRGKIIVFDRACRQILPVIPKGTR